GACACCTGACAAGcctggaacaaaacaaatgtctgggataaaaaatacagtaatgcAGCATGGCagctcagtttttttttagttttttatgaatgaacaTGTGCTAATCACCTTAGGCAACAGTAAGCAGCTTTGTACTCATGCATGAATCGCTTCCTATTTACCAGCTTTTCAAAATACAACTTGATCTTTCACAGCCTATCAATGACAGGAAAGACGGAAGTCTGCAATATTGTCATGTCCTGTTCGGGTGTCCAGGTGCTCACATACTGTAAGTCACGTTTGACTTCTTCTCAGTCTGCTGGCTCTTAATCaattaaataatttcaatTAGCCAGTGATACAAAACTAATGACTGACAGTCTTCAGTGGTCTGTCTCCAAGCCCTCAAAGTTAGTTAATGGGATCTTTCAAGGGGGCTCTCCACCTTCCCCCCGAGGGCCCCACAGTGCAGCACAGCAAAGCCTTTCCAACAATGATGAATGGACATCATTAATGATGTTCATCTGCGTACTCTTTACTCGGCAATCTGGGAAAATCAGAGGTCAACagtaaaaaggaaatgtgCTTACTTTGGCACGGCTGCTCCAGAGAGCAGCCAATTTGCTCCTCACCACATCAAGAGAACCGCCAAAATATGTCAGACATCGCTTGTGGACTGGCTGACATGCCGGgattaagaaataaaataattttgaataaTGAAGTTTTGCTCTTCATACTCCATGATGGATTAATAAAGTATTTTCTAATTTGAATCAATTTAGCATCTAATATAGTTTAACAAACATTTCCATTCTCAGCAATGGgcaattttgaattttcagTTGTCCTGTTGTTCAAAAGTGGGAGGAGTCAGACTTCCTAGTGAAAACCCACAAAAACTCCAAGCAAGAATTAATCTGACATTCAAACCCCAAATTTCAAGTCTGTGAGGCCGATAATAAAAAAGTGAGAAAGAAATCCTGCACCTACTGGACTCTACAACTATCAACACCAAAAAgtaatgtgttgtttttccattccCCACCCTTTAAGGAGTTTCGTGAAAATTGCACAACTTTATCTAAGCGCCTTTCCAAGTACGTGGTTGCTACAAACTAGAAGAAGGGATTAGTGAGCTCTTGTCAGCACAGTGACCCGTTTCTCCTTGTATATGCCATCACTCTATCCAGGTTGTCACTCCATATTTATTGTGCAAACAGTTTGAGTGGTCTTCCTAGACCCTATCAGTGTCTGCACCTTTGAAAACATAGATAGATCACCAAGTAGGAGTCTGTCCGGTGTCCACTGAGCCAACACAGCCTGCAGGGGAAGAGGCGGCAGGGGGAGGatgaaccattttttttgcacaatttcTTAATTCCGTGCACAAAGTGAGTAACCATAAAGTCATTGggttgagttaaaaaaaaaaatccaatttcacACTGAATTTTAAGTGCTGAAGAACAGTTAAGGAGAAGATCACTTTTATAGCGTAATTAAAGAAAATGTCTTTCCTCGCTGATTGTTTTGCAGCTCGTGTGGCCGCTTCGACTATGTGAGATGTTTAGAGAGTGTGATCTGTTCAATAACACGTGAAGATGGAGCTATTCGGCCCTGTTGAAGGAATGCCTGGAAGCCCATAAGGCTTCGTTTCGTTCCAAGGTTTGTGCAAACACTGAAGATTAACTCGATGTGTCAACAGTAATGGaatccccccttttttttgtctctgtaGCCCAAAATCACTGAGCATCCCGGAGCCACGGGTCATCAGTGAGGCTTTCTAAATGTTTACCTGCACCCCCCATACATGCCCCTCCCTCTCTTAAATAGGCACTCAGCATAGTCAGCCAGCCAATGTAAATCACCTGCTGTGTAGTCTAGAAATcaggaataaaaagaaatcctCATTTGCAGCATCGGGTGTGTTTCCATAGCTCATCATGTGGCAGTTTGCATGGAGGGGCTGTGCAAGACctagaagaggaggaggagaagggggAGGTGGTCAAGGAAGGGGAGGGGATAGAAGTGGTCAGTCGGTGAATAAGGTACTGAGAGCCAATTAGAGCCGTGAGAGTCTTCAGGTTGCAGGACTGCAGCTTCAGCGTTTTGACTGATTTCCCGAACGATTTATTAATCATCATATTATCGCCAATGACTATGATTGGTCAAAACGAATCACTGTGCGGATTTATTCTATAACCACGGCACCTCCGTTTTTACGACCTATATTCAATTTGTGCACCGCATTCTGAGTAACGACGGCGAATTTTACTTGGATGAGTCAGAAGTTTTCCCGTTCAGCGTCTCTTCCGCGTCACACCACTTTTttggtttgtgtttgttttggattgATTTATTCTGCTTTTGACGTGGATCCATCATGAACATGAAAGTGTGCTTGGTGGTCGAGGCTGCGGTGGCTCTTTATCTTCTGTTTGCACCTGCACAGGTAAAGCGACTCCTGTTTCGTTACACTTGCAAAGTTGATTGCGAACCATAATGCGTCCATTCATTCTGTTGGTGATATTtgtaaagaggaaaaaaaaaagggttttaATCCAGTGAGTAATGCAAACTTAATTGCACGGTGCTCAGTCACTTGaagcagaaggaaaaaaaagtgacccacatttgaattttgcaaggcttaacaaatacaaattaaaatagtattttataAGATTTAGAGACGTGCGTATTTTATAAGCCACTCTtacttggaattttttttttctatgatatgatatgataATCAGAATTTAAATTCGGTTTCACTTTACATGAGTttatattaataatacataattTTCGTTGATGTATTTATCAAATTGTTCTTATTAACATCATTACTATTTTGCTGGACTGGCTGAAAGATAGCAGGAATATATTATCTTTTTGTTGTATGGTGTTTCCACAATGACTTGGGGTGTGTTCAAAGTTTGCACTACTATAGTTCTTCCTTTGCACCATGAAGTGTTAAAGCATTTGCAAACTGACATGAACGTTTTGGTTGAGTTGCACCTGCAGCTGCACCCTTGTCCAGGGAAAATCAGTTGAAATTCGATTTCCTTCTCACTTTTCTTCACgtatttcaaaacatgaaatgaaagtTAAGCTTAAGTCATAGTTTTCTTGTCGGCACTTGTCTTTGGTAGAAAAGAAGTGATTGTGGCGTGAAGTGGGAGTGTGAGGTCGTCACAACGTATCCCGAGCTGAAAGGGAGTAGTCTTTCAAGAGGCTCCATCAAGAGACTTAGAGTGCATTGAAGAACAGAGTTAAAATCACCTCTCGAGAAACAGTGCAGCTGTTGCGGGAGTGGGAGTGGAATCAGCACATCGCCTCTAATCCTGATAATCAGCTCACAGCCTGCTtatagtcaaaacacaagtgaCAAAATCCAGCGGCCTCAGAATGTAGCAGATTAAACGGCCCGCCTACTATGATGATTGACAGCAAATTTAAAGTGGTTCAACATCTCACTCGGATCACACTGAGAGACTGCTTGTTATTTCTTCACTCAAAGCTCTTTTTAATCAGTCATGCTGCTCACTTATGAACCTGACTGCCACAATATCCTCTGGCTGTTTTTGTTGAGAGAGAGAATGTCTGTTCTACAGTGTCAAGATATAAAAGACAAGCATTGAAAGAGGCGGGATGGTCTGATAGGGTCAATAGAGGAGATTTGACATAATTGCTTCAATGATatatcaatattttattctGATTATTACCATGCAGTTATTGGGTTATCAAAAGAGGCAGAAAGTGGTGAATTTCTGACAGGTGGCAATTTTCACCACATCCAGCAGATGGTGCTGTTGTTGCGTCTTCATAATAAgtgatttatatttaatacagaACGGCCAAATTAATCGCAAGACTTGACCGACATTTCCAATGGCCTGTGAGACCTGTGAAcactgcctagcaacaagagGCCGAGAAAAATCATCCAGTCGTTCGATCGTTTTATAATGGCTCTTGAATGATTTCTattgtttataaaaaaaattaaaaagcactTTAGACAGGAAGAGGTTCAATATTTAACTATATtaatcatataaatatgaccaaaatccaaactgatctatttatttaattctaaATCTTCACTTGAGTTTGAATCTAAATAACAAGCTCCCAAAAAACAGCCGCTTCCTTTCCACAAAACAATACTTGAATTACACACGCGTGTCTGTTTGTGTTGATGTTGTGTTTCCCCTCCGTCTTGTTCATGTCAAGtgtgtgacatcacagttgcacAAGTTGTAGTCCAGTCCTTTGGCAGAGGCAGCTTTCTTAAACATCTGCATAAAGAACACATCTCTACAAGTGTCTTGTTTTCCTGCCTGTGATTTCTGCACAGTGACCTACAAGCTGCAAGGAGTGGCAATGTTGTGGTATTTCTCTACAGTTGTAATGTCTCCACCCTGGGGACAGTCGCAATCAGGAAATATGGATTTCTACTTCCTCCGGCAGAGAAGATGGAGCGGTGGCGCTCGGGGCAGCCGTCTACTCAGCAGGCTTTAATCTCCCATCTGGATGTAATTTAGTGTGGTTTACACAGGGAGAGCAGCGTTTACTGTAATGGAGACCACAATTACCACTGCTCAGCCTTATCTGGAGACCtgtcgtgtgtgtttgtgtgcatgtgtgtttcaATCGGACAGTGCGGTGCGCTTTGGTCTGTGTTCAACATCTGTACATGAATTAATGGACTTAGGCTGAGGAAATTGTGtttataaaaaacatttatgtggATTTTACCGCTTTCTGTCGCTTATCCACTGATTGCTTTCAAAGTAATTGAAggaaaatgattgtttttaaagcAGTGATGCAGATtgctttatttcaaaataggaTGTTATAACACTGATTATTTTTAGTGTTACCATTCGtggcttgacttttttttaccagaTGACTAGCGCATTTAGCATTAGCTGCCCCGCATTGCAACCACAAAGCATGGACCGACCCCCCCGAGAGATCCATCTGGTCACTGTCAGACCTGTAATGGTCCTGCTGTCACCATGGGTGCCCCCACCTCGTGTCTACACAACAGAAATCACTGTCCTTTTCCAGTTTGTAGTGAATGGATACAGTCGACGGCCTGCAGCCCCTACGAGAGCCTTTCGAGTTAATGTTATGGTCATGGTGTCGCTCATCTGGCATCTGCTTCTCGAAGAGTGAGGAGGGGCTCGGTTTCTCACTCATCTAACGGCCCCTCTGTTTGTATTCACTTGTTCTGCTTTAGTGCTTCTGCTGCtgtgtggtctgatgagtaaAGACTCAAAAGGGTTTGGTTTTTAAAGCAGTTTGGCGTGGCTATCTTGCTGGTCACCATCTAGAAAATGGAGAAGCTATTACAGGTTAACTATGTGGGAGAGGAGCGTGATGGCCAGAAAGAGTCCAGGGTTGCACCGACGTTATTGCGATGGACAGAACATAGTCCGAGTGATGCAATATGATACCAAGAAATGATGTAACTCCTTAACTAAAAGCCTTCTTTGTCTATTTGTGCTGTAAATTGATGGGTATGCCTGCTCTTGTTATTTGTGATTGACATTTTCTGCAAACCCTTCCTTCCATCTGCTTCACTGGAGCTGACAAACACCAAGTCTGAGAACCACATGTGGTGAGATTGAGTCAGATGGAGTGTTCCGAGGGATCCCAGTTTGTGATTGCTTCACTTTGACAATGTATGTCATTTGTCTGACAGATTTAGTCTCAATAATATGTTATCCAGCCAACTCTCCCTTTTTTAGTGATTTCATTACATACTGTACAAATAACAGAGCGGTAAACACAGGTTGTGAAATTATGGCCGGATAGAGatcttattattttaatttaaaaaagagcaaggtcaaatttgatttaaagGTCAGATAATCAAAAATGTTGGACCAATAATAGAAGGTTGCTGTGAGGCAGATCATAGTGGAGTGACGCAAGAAACCAAGAAAGTCaacaagtgtttaaaaatgttttttgtactTCTCACACTTagtcaaataaatacagtaaatgCTGTTAGGAGAAACCGAAACGTCTACGTGACGCTCCTCATGCAACTTTCTTAATCTGCCAGCTTTTTGTGGGCGGCTCCTCTGCTCTTAGCCACGGGAGGTGCCAACGATTCTTCCTCGTCATGTTAACCCATAACCAAGGTCAGAAAATCCTCACCGCATTCGAAACAACCGCTGCGGACTAGAGCCAAAAAGTTCTTGTGATGTGGCGGAGTCTCAACCAAATCTCCTGAAAAGGAGCGAGCACATCATATGCTAATTAACCCTGGAAAAGGATTTTAGACATCAGCTCGAGTGAATCTGACGTTTAACAATAATTGAAGCTGTACTGTGACTGTCAAGATCTTAGTCAGCCTCACTGATGACTTTGCATTTTAGCTGCATGAGCAAGAAGAGAGCAGCTCTGTCAACACAGGCAGGCCTGAGACTAAGTGGTTGCCTGGATCCTCTTGTAGATTCGAACATAACGTCCGTCGCAGATGAGTTGTCGATAAATGGACCTTCCTGGAACTCATCAAGATGATGGCTGTAGTTTAACAAGGGGTCCTGTCAAATCCTGTTCTGTAAAGAACAGTGTTATGGTAGCAggacattctttttttaatcgcaTTGTCTAAGGAAAATGCGCTGCACTGACAGATGCTATCCTAATTTTGGTTCATAACAGGAAGAGGAAGCATTTTGGACAGATGGTGTcaaaagcagcagcatcacGGAAATTCATTGTCTGTCTGGTCACTGTTGTATAACTTGCACTGTAGTAATTGTGTTTATGTGCCCTGATAGTCAAGttcagcagaaaaaaagataGTGAAAGCAGGTTAGCCAGTCCAGAGAGTCCCATTTTACCCAGAGGGGATTTCTCTTCCCCAAATGGCGTCAGCCAGGGGATCTGTGTTTTCacaagcaaatgaaaaatgaaatttgtttatCGTGTGATGCTGGGAACATAAATGGCTCGGACCATGAAtgagaagaataaaaaaaatctcagtttAATCCAGTCAGGAACTTGATCatattatatgtatatttgtatatttatttattcatttattttttgttaggCATAGAGGAGAAAGTTGCCTAATTGTTTCATATACATCCAAACAATCTTTTGAATTATAATCTATTCTCTTCCAGAGTCTCCCCGCATTGAGCGTAAACAGCACAACAAACGGTGAgtattttttacttgttttaaatgtacactcggtgaaatatttttacaccTTAGACGATTGAATAGTCAATAAACAGTAGAATTAAGTGATAATCAATGTGTAAGGATTCATGACTCGATTCATGTGATACTGACTTAAGATTTTGAAGTTCATGCCTCCGTCATCCCCGGATGTATCTCCAGCCTTCCCCCCCATGTCTGCTTTTATAAACAACTGTTGTAGTGTCAGGCTCGGTTCTGTAACCTCGGAGGTCAAAGCAGTCCCAGAGGTGCCTGCGGGGCAGCTCGGCTCCAGCAGGGCTCCCTTCATGGCCATATTTCTCATGTTTATTTTCGCTCCCTTCTCTGTTTGGTCAACTATAGTCGACCCTGTTCCTCTCCCTGTGACTCTACAACTGGGACACTTTTACACACGTTTACCTCATGGGACTGTTTACTGTACGttatgtaaatatttgaatacTTGACTTTTCTTAATTTGTAATTAAGCTAAACTGGAAAAGATAAATTGTATGTACTGCTAAGTCTATTGCCGTCAAGCTAGTAAAGTTTAAATACAGTATAATCTGAAATGATGACTGCAATATGTTCGAACAGGGTCTAAGTCAAATTGTCTTAATGTTAGCGTTGTTTGTAATTGTGCAAGCAGCACCCACGGTGTTGCTGTTCCAAGACGTGTGGGCTCGGAGCCTGTGCCGAACCATTGAGAAGCTGGTGGAGGTGGTGCAGGAGTACCCATCAGAGGTGGAGCACATCTACAGTCCTGCTTGTGTGCCTCTGGTGAGGTGTGCAGGCTGCTGCGGGGATGAGAAGCTCGAGTGCCATCCCACCCTCACCACTAATGTTACAATGCAGGTAGGACCGGAGCTCAACAAAGAATGTTGGCTGTCTTCTTTACTCCTTATTCCCATTATTTTCTCCAGCTGCTGAAAATAAGGCCGGCAGAGCTTGGCGAGGAATATGTTGAGATGACCTTTGTGGAGCATCAGACATGTGAATGTaggtaagaaaaaaaggcaacatcatatctatatatatattttttttaaatatactcTCACGGGACAGATCAttaccagccaatcacagggtgCATATAGACAAATAACTATTCACATTTACAAACGATTTTGAATCTTCATTTTGTATCCAGCTGTTGAAGTGTGgctagtgtgtgtgttaaaacaTATACTTTGATGTTTTGCCTTCATActaattttgaattttgttcCTCAGAGTCAGAAAACCTGTTGGGAAGGTCGAAaggtaaaataataaatactgtttataaaaaaaaaaaaaacattttcgaAGATTGTCTTTTCCTTTAGGGggttaaaatacatttaaataaatttttCATTGCTGCAGGAAAAGGCAAAGAGGAAAAGGACGGAGGAGAAAGGagaagcaaaaaacaaaagactgtGACAGGTGAAGGCCCAAAACAATAGAAACAATTCTGATGGCTGATCTCCATAAAAGACTCGCCTTATGTCTTGTCGTTCAGGTGCCAAATCCCTCGAAGGTAACTGCAGCAGCCAGCCAAAGCCCTGCTGCAGTGTTGCTCGCTTTCCAGCCCACTGACGGCATCAAGCGTCTCTTTTCGCTCTTCTTTCAATGCTGAGTGTGCAGCAGGAGACTCCAAACAGTTGGGGCTGTTGTGAAGGCATACCCATTTGGTGATGAGCACAGTGTTTGTGATGACAAAGTTCAACAGAAAATGTGCTTGCATTGCTGGAAAGCATGCTGTTACACACGGTTGACACAAAGGACACACACCTGGGAGCCAAGTGCAATGTTGGAACAAACAGAATGATTACACTTGTTATCACTGTATCAGGTATGATAAATGTTACATTTCTTTGGTATTTAAAAATTGTTACTTGTGTGTTTAATATCTATATTTATTGACTGAAATACCAGAATAAAAATGGACCAAAAATACTGTTTTGTCCAAACCTGCTTTGACTCATAACTGCATTATAAGTCAAATGTTTCCCTCTAGTGTCCGTAAGAACAATTTCAGTGCTGATGAGAGAGATGGACAGAAGACACATCAGCGCACTGAGGGTTAATCTTCTGCGTTGTGGCTTTTTGGGGAACtatgaataataatagtaataataataacaataatagtaattattattattattaatgataataataataataatattattcattattgttattgttattattgtaaaaaaagtAACCGCTATTTTCcaacattattattagttatggtaaaaaaaaaaagtaaccgCTATTTTCCAACAGGGGGCAGAAGGGACACAATACTAAAGTTTGGAGCTATGTagagcaaagaagaagaaccGGAGCAACTCCGTCGCATGACGTCAATCTACAATAACAAGAAAACGGGAAAAGGCTGAATAACAATacctcaataaaaacaacaacaacacacacatacacacgttGCCTGGGTCTATTTGACGGGTGTCTGCTTTGAATCCCGACTCTTATTGGTAAGGCTTATAATTTGAGGTACATGTTTACATAGATGTTATTGTCTCTCGACGCGCTGGTTGCCACGCCAACTATATACGTGCTAATATTAGCCTACGTGCGTTTCAAATAGTTACAAAAAAGTTCAACTGCAAAACCAATGATGTTCAATACACATATTGTTTAATGCAAGCGATTGCGGTGGCTCTGATCGTTTGCCTGAAGTTTGCGTTGCTCGCTAATGTTAGCAAACGTCGCAACAACGCGCTGGCACACCCTCAATTTGGAATCGTAGCACACGTGACTGTAAAACTGCTTTTTTGTGAATATATGCAAATGAATTATACTGCGTTTGTTT
Above is a genomic segment from Syngnathus acus chromosome 22, fSynAcu1.2, whole genome shotgun sequence containing:
- the pgfb gene encoding placenta growth factor, translated to MNMKVCLVVEAAVALYLLFAPAQSLPALSVNSTTNAPTVLLFQDVWARSLCRTIEKLVEVVQEYPSEVEHIYSPACVPLVRCAGCCGDEKLECHPTLTTNVTMQLLKIRPAELGEEYVEMTFVEHQTCECRVRKPVGKVERKRQRGKGRRRKEKQKTKDCDRCQIPRR